A region of the Blattabacterium cuenoti genome:
ATATAATAAAAAGATAAAGGCTCCCTATTTAATGGTTAGCAACGGAATAAAAAATTTCGTTTTCCAAACAGACGAATATAATAAAAAGTTTTCATTTTTGAATGATCTTCCTATGAACGATACTTTTACTTTTTTTAATCAATCGAAGACATATAATCAATTAGATCTACGAGTTTAGTAGAATAACCTACTTCATTATCATACCAGGATACTACTTTGATAAAAGTAGGGCTCAACATGATACTTGAACTTGCATCGAAAATAGAGGTTCTTGGATCTCCTAAAAAATCTGAGGAAACAACAGCTTCTTCTGTATACCCTAAGATCCCTTTTAATGAAGTTTCAGAAGCAACCTTCATACAAAACTTGATATCATCATAAGTAACTACATTCTTCAAACGAACAGTCAGATCTAATACAGAAACATCAGAAATGGGAATTCTGAAAGCCATTCCAGTTAATTTTCCATCTAAACTTGGAATAACTTTTCCAACAGCATTGGCTGCACCTGTAGATGCTGGAATAATATTAATTAAAGAAGAACGCCCAGCTCTCCAATCTCTGGTGGATACAGAATCCACTATTTTTTGAGTAGCAGTAGAAGCATGTATGGTAGTCATTAATCCTTCCAAAACTCCAAAATTGTCATTCAAAACTTTAATTATCGGAGCTAAACAATTCGTAGTACAAGAAGCATTTGATACTATTCTTTGATCTTTTTTTATAGTTTCATGGTTGACCCCCATCACATACATGGGGATATCTTCTCCTTTTGGTGGAGCAGACAATATGACTTTTTCCGCTCCTGATTGTAAATGTAAACTCGCTAAATTTCTGGTTAAAAAAAAACCTGTCGATTCCACTACATAATCGACATTTAAATCTCCCCATTCTAAATTATGAGGATCTTTTTCATTAGTAACTTTTATTTTATTTCCATTTAAAATTAAATAATTTTCATTTTCTATGCGGATTTCCCCATTAAAAGGACCATGAACAGAATCATATTTTAATATATATGCTAAATATTCTATGGAAACTAAATCATTGACAGATACGACTTGGATATTTTCTCTGTTTAAAGCAGACATTAAAACCAGTTTTCCTATCCTTCCAAGACCATTGATTCCTATTTTAATTTTGGACATATTTAATAAATTTTTTATAATTTTTTTATAAATTTTTAACTTTTAAGAAAGTCATAAAAGCAGATGAAGGGATCTCGACTTTTCCTATTTTACGCATTTTTCTCTTTCCTTTTTTCTGTTTTTCCAAAAGTTTTCGTTTTCGAGAAACATCTCCTCCATAGCATTTATCTATTACATTTTTTCTTAAAGCTTTAATAGTTTCTCTGGCTATAATTTTTCCAGAAATAGAAACTTGAATAGGAATGCTAAATTGATG
Encoded here:
- the gap gene encoding type I glyceraldehyde-3-phosphate dehydrogenase, with protein sequence MSKIKIGINGLGRIGKLVLMSALNRENIQVVSVNDLVSIEYLAYILKYDSVHGPFNGEIRIENENYLILNGNKIKVTNEKDPHNLEWGDLNVDYVVESTGFFLTRNLASLHLQSGAEKVILSAPPKGEDIPMYVMGVNHETIKKDQRIVSNASCTTNCLAPIIKVLNDNFGVLEGLMTTIHASTATQKIVDSVSTRDWRAGRSSLINIIPASTGAANAVGKVIPSLDGKLTGMAFRIPISDVSVLDLTVRLKNVVTYDDIKFCMKVASETSLKGILGYTEEAVVSSDFLGDPRTSIFDASSSIMLSPTFIKVVSWYDNEVGYSTKLVDLIDYMSSID